The nucleotide sequence GATGCCTTGCTCGACGTCGCTGCCAGCGGCGTCAACACCGTGGAGCGCGACGGCATCTCGCAGCGCCACGCCGCGCGCTTTGTGCTGGTGGGCACCATGAACCCGGAGGAGGGCGAACTGCGCCCCCAGCTGCTGGACCGCTTTGGCCTCTCGGTGTGGCTGCACAACCCCACCGACGCAGCGCAGCGCCAGCACATCGTGCGCAGCCGCTTGCTGTTTGATACGGATCCGGCTGCGGTGGCCGCCAGCCATGCCGACGCCGTGCAAAACCTGGCCGCCAGCGTACTGGACGCCCAAGCCCTGTTGCCCCGCGTGCAGTGGCCCGACGACGCGCTGGCCCACGCCGGTGCACTCGCCTTGGCCGCCGGGGTGGATGGCGTGCGTGCCGATTTGGTGATGCTGCGCGCCGCCCGCGCATCCGCCGCGCTGGACGGGCGCGACGCGGTGACGGTGGCCGATGTGGACGCCGTGGCCGAGCTGGCCTTGCACCACCGCCGGCAGGTTGGAGCGCAGCAACCCGCGCCAAAAGCCTCACAGAAGCCACAACCTCCCACCCAAGGCCAAGACACAAGTAGCCCGCAGCCGGAATCGGCCGGTGCTGGCAGTGCCGAAGGCGATTGGGGCGCCATGCCCCCCGTGCCCGTGGGCACCGTGCGGCCTGCGGTTGCAGGAGTGCTCCCGCCAAAAAAAGCCTGAGCCACCCCGGCCCCGCGCCCCAAAGTGCGGCGCGCGGCGGGCGGTGGCGCACAGCGGCCTTACCAGCTGGTGCCCAAGCACCGGCGGTGGCGGTGCGCGCGCCATCTGGCCCCGCAACACAACGCGGAGCCATCGCCTGGCTGCCCACCTTGCAAGCCAAAGGCCGCAATGCCCTGGCCGCGCAGCACCTGCGCTGGCGCGAGCCCAAGGGCAAGCCGTCTACCTTGCATTTGCTGCTGCTAGACACCTCCGGCTCCATGCGCCAAGGCGGCCGCCTAGCGCGGGCCAAAGGCTACGCCGCCCAGTTGCTGGAGCAAGCCGCCCGCGCGGGCGACCATGTGGCGCTGCTGTGCTTTGGCGGGCAGGGCGTGGAAGTGCTGGTGCCCCCCGGCCCCGCGCGCCGCGCCGCTGCCGTGCGCGTGCAACAGCGCGGCGGCGGTGGCGGCACACCCTTGGCCCAGGCCATGGTGGCGGCTGATAACCTCATGGTCCAACACCGCCGTGTGCGCGGTACCAGCGCCAGCACGGCGTCTACCGTCCTCTGGTTGCTGACCGACGGTCGCACCCTGGAGCAACCCCAAGCGCCCCGAGGCGCGGAACAAGTCGTGATGGTGGACTTTGACGACGCCAAGGTCCGGGTCGGCCGCTGTGCCGACTGGGCTGCGCGCTGGGGCGCGGACTACCGTAAGGTTGGATAGTTGCTATGGTATTGGGAGCTGCTTGCGCAATTGGGATGTGCGCTACAGCCTGTTTTTGTCTTGAGCGAGGCAATGGTTTGACGCCATACGGCTCGACATGGAGTCTGCAGTCAATGCCACCGCTCGACGCTTACATGCCACTGGCATAACCTTTGGGCAGTACGACCAAAATACTGCCGAACGACTGCAGGCCCACGACTTCTTGAAGCACCACACCGCTGCGCACAAACAGCGCATTCCATTGCACCAAGGTGCGCTCCCTTCCGCGCGTTCCCATGAACATTTGCATGTCAAATGAAGCTCTCGCAAGATCCGTTTTTTGTTCTGGCATCACCACTTCCATGATGGCAATGCGCGCGCCGCTGCTGCCGCTGGCCCGTGCAAGCTGGGTCAGGGCTTGGATGCACAGCGCATCGTCGAGACCGTGCAGCACGGCACTGAGTAGG is from Rhodoferax aquaticus and encodes:
- a CDS encoding ATP-binding protein gives rise to the protein MPLNPEIRPEVRPYKHTGTPASASAPEPVPFPFTALVGQQALQRALLLVAVDPGIGGVLIGGPRGTAKSTAARALAALLPQAPFVTLPLAASLEQLVGTLSIEDALQSGAVRLSPGLVARAHQGVLYVDEVNLLPDALVDALLDVAASGVNTVERDGISQRHAARFVLVGTMNPEEGELRPQLLDRFGLSVWLHNPTDAAQRQHIVRSRLLFDTDPAAVAASHADAVQNLAASVLDAQALLPRVQWPDDALAHAGALALAAGVDGVRADLVMLRAARASAALDGRDAVTVADVDAVAELALHHRRQVGAQQPAPKASQKPQPPTQGQDTSSPQPESAGAGSAEGDWGAMPPVPVGTVRPAVAGVLPPKKA
- a CDS encoding vWA domain-containing protein, whose protein sequence is MRAPSGPATQRGAIAWLPTLQAKGRNALAAQHLRWREPKGKPSTLHLLLLDTSGSMRQGGRLARAKGYAAQLLEQAARAGDHVALLCFGGQGVEVLVPPGPARRAAAVRVQQRGGGGGTPLAQAMVAADNLMVQHRRVRGTSASTASTVLWLLTDGRTLEQPQAPRGAEQVVMVDFDDAKVRVGRCADWAARWGADYRKVG